A DNA window from Phragmites australis chromosome 11, lpPhrAust1.1, whole genome shotgun sequence contains the following coding sequences:
- the LOC133885386 gene encoding receptor-like protein kinase ANXUR1, whose amino-acid sequence MATTSDALLAVILAVGLVVFADAEKYKPPESILVNCGSAKEGQDADGRKWVSDQDSKWLIDGEKSSIMAEADVQDPSLPSTVPYMSARVFTKEAVYNFSVDDKDRHWVRLHFYPAAYHDLPAEQFFFSVSTSTGVTLLRNFSVYITAKALSQAYIVREFTLPPSTSGSLSLTFTPTAMNNASYAFVNGIEIISMPNIFADPATMVGFADQTVDTAAGSLQTMYRLNVGGSYIAPANDSGLSREWYDDTPYLYGAAVGVTYQAEDKVQIKFPSPEAEYAAPASLYLNSRSMGPDPKVNQNYNLTWVFEVDGNFTYIVRLHFCEMLLTKVNQRAFDIYVNNNTAQADADVIGWTSEKDVPVYKDYAAFMPDGPGNKILWIALHPSMQMKPEFYDAVLNGLEIFKMSDSSGNLAGPNPDPSRMLEEAELEVTQGKFKAKPSNLKATVIGGAAGGAAAFGIVAAICVVVYHSKKRRTLGSSVSHSSGWLPVYSGNSHTNASKSSGGKSAALNPNITAMCRHFSFQEIKAATKNFDESLVIGVGGFGKVYRGVVDGDTKVAIKRSNPSSEQGVLEFQTEIEMLSKLRHKHLVSLIGCCEDDGEMILVYDYMAHGTLREHLYKSGKPALSWRQRLEITIGAARGLHYLHTGAKYTIIHRDVKTTNILVDENWVAKVSDFGLSKTGPTAMNQTHVSTMVKGSFGYLDPEYFRRQQLTEKSDVYSFGVVLFEVLCARPALNPSLPREQVSLADHAMNCQRKGTLQDIIDPLLKGKIAPDCLKKYSETAEKCLADHGVDRPSMGDVLWNLEFALQMHDTFENGGKPEGGDSVGGSSTVSAADSMAASAAALELISEDMDEEGIANSVVFSQLVRPTGR is encoded by the coding sequence ATGGCGACCACTAGTGATGCCTTGCTCGCTGTCATCCTTGCCGTCGGCCTGGTCGTTTTTGCTGATGCAGAGAAATACAAGCCACCGGAGTCCATACTGGTCAACTGCGGCTCAGCGAAGGAGGGTCAAGACGCCGACGGGAGGAAATGGGTGAGTGACCAGGACAGTAAGTGGCTCATTGATGGCGAGAAGTCGTCCATCATGGCGGAAGCGGACGTCCAGGACCCGTCTCTTCCCTCGACGGTGCCGTACATGTCGGCGCGGGTGTTCACCAAGGAGGCCGTGTACAACTTCTCCGTCGACGACAAGGACAGGCACTGGGTGCGGCTCCACTTCTACCCGGCGGCCTACCACGACCTCCCCGCGGAACAATTCTTCTTCTCCGTGTCCACTTCCACTGGCGTCACGCTGCTCCGCAACTTCAGCGTGTACATCACTGCCAAGGCTCTCAGTCAGGCGTACATCGTCAGGGAGTTCACGCTGCCGCCGTCCACAAGCGGCTCGCTGTCGCTCACCTTCACGCCAACCGCGATGAACAACGCGTCGTACGCCTTCGTCAATGGCATAGAGATCATCTCCATGCCCAACATCTTTGCCGACCCAGCCACGATGGTTGGTTTCGCCGACCAGACTGTGGACACAGCTGCCGGCAGCCTGCAGACCATGTACCGGCTCAATGTCGGGGGTTCGTACATTGCACCAGCCAACGACTCCGGACTTTCGCGCGAGTGGTACGATGACACACCATACCTCTATGGCGCCGCAGTCGGGGTGACATACCAGGCCGAGGATAAGGTCCAGATAAAGTTCCCAAGCCCTGAGGCAGAGTATGCCGCGCCGGCGAGCCTCTACCTCAACAGCCGGTCGATGGGCCCTGACCCAAAGGTGAACCAGAACTACAATCTGACATGGGTGTTTGAGGTGGATGGCAACTTCACGTACATCGTTCGGctccacttctgcgagatgctGCTCACCAAGGTTAACCAGCGGGCGTTCGACATCTACGTGAATAATAATACAGCGCAGGCAGACGCTGACGTCATCGGATGGACGTCGGAGAAGGATGTGCCGGTGTATAAGGACTACGCGGCTTTCATGCCCGATGGCCCCGGCAACAAGATCCTTTGGATCGCGCTGCACCCTTCCATGCAAATGAAGCCAGAGTTCTATGACGCCGTCCTCAATGGTCTCGAGATCTTCAAGATGAGTGACAGCTCCGGTAACCTTGCCGGGCCAAACCCTGACCCGTCAAGAATGCTTGAGGAAGCAGAATTGGAGGTGACGCAGGGGAAATTCAAAGCCAAGCCGAGCAACCTCAAGGCCACGGTGATTGGTGGCGCAGCTGGTGGTGCGGCAGCGTTCGGGATCGTTGCGGCCATCTGCGTCGTGGTGTATCACTCCAAGAAGAGGCGGACACTGGGCAGCAGCGTGTCACACTCCTCAGGGTGGCTGCCGGTGTACAGCGGCAACTCGCACACGAACGCCAGCAAGTCGTCCGGTGGAAAGAGCGCGGCACTCAACCCGAACATCACGGCAATGTGCCGCCACTTCTCGTTTCAGGAGATCAAGGCGGCAACCAAGAACTTTGACGAGTCGCTGGTGATTGGCGTGGGTGGATTTGGCAAAGTGTACAGGGGCGTTGTTGACGGCGACACCAAGGTGGCCATCAAGCGGAGCAACCCATCGTCTGAGCAGGGCGTACTGGAATTCCAGACGGAAATTGAGATGCTCTCCAAGCTCCGGCATAAGCACCTCGTCTCGCTCATTGGCTGCTGCGAGGACGACGGCGAGATGATCCTTGTGTACGACTACATGGCGCACGGCACGCTCCGGGAGCACCTGTACAAGAGTGGCAAACCGGCACTGTCGTGGCGGCAGCGCCTTGAGATCACCATCGGCGCCGCGCGAGGCCTGCACTACCTCCATACCGGTGCCAAGTACACTATTATCCACCGCGACGTCAAGACGACCAACATCCTCGTCGACGAGAATTGGGTGGCCAAGGTCTCCGACTTTGGTTTGTCGAAGACTGGACCGACAGCCATGAACCAGACGCACGTCAGCACCATGGTCAAGGGCAGCTTCGGCTACCTCGACCCAGAGTACTTCCGGCGGCAGCAGCTCACGGAGAAGTCCGACGTCTACTCCTTCGGGGTCGTGCTCTTCGAGGTGCTCTGCGCGCGGCCCGCGCTGAACCCGAGCCTGCCGAGGGAGCAGGTCAGCCTAGCCGACCACGCCATGAACTGCCAGAGGAAGGGAACGCTGCAGGACATCATCGACCCGCTATTGAAGGGCAAGATAGCACCGGACTGCCTGAAGAAGTACTCTGAGACGGCGGAGAAGTGCCTGGCCGACCACGGCGTCGACCGGCCGTCCATGGGCGACGTGCTGTGGAACCTTGAGTTCGCGCTGCAGATGCATGACACCTTCGAAAACGGCGGGAAGCCAGAGGGCGGGGACAGCGTGGGAGGCAGCAGCACCGTATCTGCGGCGGATAGCATGGCCGCCTCTGCCGCGGCGCTCGAGCTGATTAGCGAGGACATGGACGAGGAGGGCATCGCCAACAGCGTGGTATTCTCACAGCTCGTCCGCCCAACCGGCCGGTGA